The genomic window TCTTCGACCGCCTGCCGGGCCTGCGCCTGACCGCACCACCGGAGGACTTCGCGCTGACGATGAGCACGATCCACGGGGTGCGGTCGCTGCCGGTGAGCTGGTAGGGCGTGACGCGGCCTTGGCGGAGGGCGACAGCGCCCGATACGGGGCGGGTCGGCAAGGCCCGTCGGCTGGTATAGAGGCGGGCATGACCACCATCACCCTCGTCCGGGGCGACATCACCCGGCAGACCGTCGACGCCATCGTCAACGCCGCGAACTCCTCCCTCCTCGGCGGGGGAGGAGTGGACGGCGCGATCCACCGGCGCGGCGGCCCCGCCATCCTGGCCGACTGCCGCAAGCTCCGCGCCTCCCACTACGGCAAGGGCCTCCCCACCGGCCAGGCCGTCGCCACCACGGCAGGCGAACTGGACGCGCGCTGGGTGATCCACACGGTGGGCCCGGTCTACAGCCAGAGCCTGGACCGCTCCGCCCTCCTCGCCTCCTGCTACCGCGAATCCCTGCGCGTGGCCGACGAGTTGGGCGCCCGCACGGTCGCCTTCCCCGCCGTCTCCGCCGGCATCTACGGCTGGCCGATGGAGGACGCCGCCCGCATCGCCGTGGAGACCGTACGCGCCACGGAGACGTCGGTCGAGGAGGTCAGATTCGTCCTCTTCGACGACGAGGCGTACGCGGCGTTCGCCGAGCAGGCCGGCTGACGGTCGTGAGGCCCCGGAAGCGGCCCGACGTGTGGCCCATGCTGCCCGAGCTTCCGGCGACGTGACCTACGCCCCGGCCTTCGACCACAGGCCGGGGGCCTCAGCTGGCGCCGGGTGGCTCAGTCGCCGTCCGGCGCGTCGCTGATCCCCAGCTTCAGGTGCTCCACGTGGTACACGGCCTGGTCCAGCAGCTCGGCGACATGGTGGTCGTGCAGCGCGTACACCACCGAACGACCCCGCCGCTCGCCCACGACCAGGCCCAGATTGCGCAGCAGACGCAGCTG from Streptomyces sp. DSM 40750 includes these protein-coding regions:
- a CDS encoding O-acetyl-ADP-ribose deacetylase encodes the protein MTTITLVRGDITRQTVDAIVNAANSSLLGGGGVDGAIHRRGGPAILADCRKLRASHYGKGLPTGQAVATTAGELDARWVIHTVGPVYSQSLDRSALLASCYRESLRVADELGARTVAFPAVSAGIYGWPMEDAARIAVETVRATETSVEEVRFVLFDDEAYAAFAEQAG